The Aspergillus luchuensis IFO 4308 DNA, chromosome 7, nearly complete sequence genome has a segment encoding these proteins:
- a CDS encoding RNA-processing protein PTA1 (BUSCO:EOG09260C2V;~COG:A;~EggNog:ENOG410QDUP;~InterPro:IPR011989,IPR032460,IPR021850;~PFAM:PF11935) — MAQSTDHLVDQIAQLNAARNLVLGDAAFYPQIVNGVLPLIGANTRLELRRWGSEFLAETFASPALASTQKEQLAPNVLQTLREILELPEKDPMVLKHIVQNAASLYPLVFRHIINHPAEATAWENMTAIKQDILRRWDSFPFPVKICCIKFVQRVVHVQTHGPIADPRRPDQNETSLAIVPRNHAILSLPNLEAEASGLLDRLLSVFQEESSDPLLVNATLNCLAVLIRTRPSVGNKIINAIMNFYPARQVRAPITPSVRVGVKSMERTARAVMINILKRNPNHPLAGKMQQYIDRLMQSRIEVADEASRKRGLPTEPTDGLDNTKRAKLDAETPALIKVPPLPPGPISYSQLFTLTEDRELSNFDVKQLPTDIVLKIVVPLLGRVDQSMMQQSIDAIRMRYQTIQKQQAAQPPAAPAEAEDDDDYEPEYQPMDIPEPAAEQAEAVSAEVADLQPDLVSLGPFVLPQPPPLTEDEAADIGRSAVGRVFGMLTSTGVAPNPAKGKSQQQLGFARLAGSTFDRDAWVTLLTRLATRAPAGLEPGSGKVEKGKAPISDSIRETLYRYILEDFRGRVNIGIMWLNEEWYNDRMQMEFTAQHRREEDEEVTVPLHYDHWVLRLLDGFLPYLDSRDTKIFIRFLSEIPEVTIPITKRVASLAKDPERVNLCIQSLLYLIMFRPPAREMCLNALEDVYDTCMLLSSPAQTTPTLTIPPHTSDEESRPLAGKLLAKWRPKKTEEQQQQQQPDGQQTPSQTPQSQPQQQQQQQTTLASRPITSSESNTPLTNGTDESNPAPPPLQQQPQSQPDATPTTT; from the exons ATGGCTCAGTCGACCGATCACCTCGTCGATCAGATCGCCCAGCTCAACGCCGCCCGAAACCTCGTCCTTGGCGATGCTGCCTTCTACCCACAGATCGTGAACGGTGTTCTTCCGTTAATTGGCGCAAATACACGCCTGGAGTTGCGACGATGGGGATCGGAGTTCCTGGCCGAGACGTTTGCCAGTCCCGCGTTGGCTTCGACTCAGAAGGAACAATTGGCCCCGAACGTGCTGCAGACATTACGAGAGATATTGGAATTGCCGGAAAAGGATCCCATGGTTTTGAAACATATAGTGCAGAATGCGGCCAGTTTGTATCCGCTGGTGTTTAGGCATAT TATCAATCATCCCGCAGAGGCAACCGCCTGGGAGAACATGACAGCCATCAAACAGGACATCCTGCGTCGATGGgactccttccctttccccgtCAAGATCTGCTGTATCAAGTTCGTACAGCGAGTCGTCCACGTGCAGACGCATGGCCCCATCGCCGACCCTAGA CGACCCGACCAGAATGAGACCTCCTTGGCCATTGTGCCCCGAAACCATGCTATCCTGTCTCTCCCAAACTTGGAAGCAGAGGCGTCCGGATTGCTGGATCGACTTTTGTCTGTCTTCCAAGAAGAATCAAG TGATCCCCTTCTCGTCAATGCGACTTTGAACTGCCTGGCCGTCCTCATTCGAACCCGACCATCCGTGGGCAATAAGATCATCAACGCGATCATGAACTTCTACCCTGCGAGACAAGTGCGCGCTCCCATAACTCCCTCGGTCCGAGTTGGGGTCAAGTCGATGGAACGGACTGCCAGAGCAGTGATGATCAATATACTCAAGAG GaaccccaaccaccccctgGCGGGCAAGATGCAGCAATATATCGACCGATTGATGCAATCGCGTATAGAAGTCGCCGACGAAGCCTCGCGGAAGCGCGGTTTGCCTACCGAGCCAACGGACGGTCTAGACAACACTAAACGGGCGAAACTCGATGCTGAAACGCCAGCTCTGATCAAGGTTCCGCCGTTGCCACCAGGCCCGATTAGCTATTCACAGCTCTTTACGCTCACCGAAGACCGGGAGCTGTCGAACTTCGATGTGAAGCAGTTGCCTACCGATATTGTACTCAAGATTGTTGTTCCTCTCCTAGGTCGTGTCGACCAGTCGATGATGCAGCAGTCCATTGAT GCGATACGTATGCGGTATCAAACAATTCAGAAGCAGCAGGCTGCACAGCCTCCGGCAGCCCCAGCGGAggcagaagatgacgacgactACGAACCCGAGTACCAGCCCATGGACATTCCCGAACCGGCAGCCGAACAAGCGGAAGCCGTATCCGCTGAAGTGGCCGACCTCCAACCGGACCTAGTATCTCTAGGCCCTTTCGTTCTACCCCAGCCACCGCCTCTGACGGAAGATGAGGCCGCAGACATTGGTCGAAGTGCTGTTGGGAGAGTGTTTGGCATGTTGACGTCCACCGGAGTTGCCCCTAACCCAGCCAAAGGGAAGAGTCAACAGCAACTAGGCTTTGCTCGCCTTGCTGGAAGCACCTTCGACCGTGACGCTTGGGTGACCCTGCTCACTAGACTTGCCACTCGGGCCCCAGCTGGTCTGGAACCGGGAAGCGGAAAAGtcgagaagggaaaggccCCAATATCGGACTCTATCCGAGAAACCCTCTACCGATATATCCTAGAGGACTTTCGCGGTCGCGTAAACATTGGCATCATGTGGCTTAACGAGGAATGGTACAACGACCGGATGCAAATGGAGTTTACTGCGCAGCATCGgcgcgaggaggatgaggaggtaaCAGTCCCGTTACACTACGACCACTGGGTCCTGCGACTCCTGGACGGGTTCCTCCCGTACCTGGACTCCCGGGACacgaagatcttcatccGCTTCCTCAGTGAGATACCCGAGGTGACGATCCCAATCACAAAGCGAGTGGCCAGTCTAGCAAAGGATCCAGAGCGCGTGAACCTATGCATTCAATCTCTACT GTACCTGATAATGTTCCGACCCCCCGCACGGGAGATGTGTCTCAACGCCCTCGAGGACGTCTACGATACCTGTATGTTGCTATCTTCCCCCGCACAGACTACCCCAACGCTAACCATTCCACCCCACACTTCAGACGAGGAATCCCGTCCCTTGGCCGGTAAATTACTCGCCAAATGGCGTCCCAAGAAGACCgaagagcagcaacagcaacaacaaccagatGGGCAACAAACACCATCCCAGACTCCTCAAtctcagcctcagcagcagcagcagcagcaaaccaCCCTCGCATCCCGCCCTATCACATCATCAGAgtccaacacccccctcacCAACGGCACGGATGAATCCAACCCCGCTCCCCCGCcgctccaacaacaaccacaatcaCAACCAGATGccaccccaaccaccacctga
- a CDS encoding uncharacterized protein (COG:S;~EggNog:ENOG410PN9F;~InterPro:IPR013907;~PFAM:PF08598) — translation MEVAESREPVSVGAPAGADSAVTNGEQNLLLDDSFMGDDRSSSLSEIDDVSENIPSDYESPKPDKVAPENDSEAETERIEDSPNFRSKTNIVVSASGYEPSPSKLAQSTTYDDVEDDEEHVADDSPSKPRAKTTRTAEVDNDTPGLDDSALSESTGKKRKRLESGDEGGMEIDEEDLPPQKRRGSVKSDLSDPPPDDLVLTPEPMDEPPKLVEEDIATDDIPESTLPAVPAKGKRAKKGKRKGRKTRDVDDEADNGALETGAEADDVGDDDAAERGEDADDGEAAAAKLEEESAKRISAMDSLAVLEREFATLRDKIYDERISKLNRELEMLDAKNPTHPEYLRQLECIGRYRDTKIKYEQTLFQYRMKALLNKSLAERAQAHSTYFQRTRDIREKHSSAISKQFYSIQHDRFKTDEISPQHYIPFPTRRSQQIAHQTAYNQEVSVMAGVAKYVGFPAAPALSAARPSELDEDLEKMGISIEPRVPASQAQSTLPRGAMPAMSSNVYRTAAEEAFLEQTPWANPQHPIHQHQQLPQRPQSRVFENPRAPVFTTPAAQKRVVDIHAPNGSASTIAENSSANNTPYDQEQHPQHPGPFANPDYEAERRSGFRSLSSSPLDVRKPHPASYNTTLGHRSPQGTSQNAAYSPPSARLGLFQSATVKRDSSPPLSSRPVNSIHQSTGLLGPGSNQMAAR, via the exons ATGGAGGTAGCCGAAAGCAGGGAGCCTGTTTCGGTGGGTGCGCCAGCTGGAGCAGACTCTGCCGTCACCAATGGCGAACAGAACCTCCTTCTGGACGACTCATTCATGGGTGATGATAGATCTAGCAGTTTGAGTGAGATTGATGACGTATCTGAAAATATTCCATCCGACTATGAGTCTCCGAAGCCCGATAAAGTGGCCCCGGAAAATGATTCAGAAGCGGAAACGGAGCGCATTGAGGACTCACCAAACTTCCGTTCAAAAACAAATATCGTCGTGAGTGCCTCTGGCTATGAGCCCAGTCCCAGCAAGCTGGCTCAGTCGACGACCTACGATGATgtggaagatgacgaagagcacGTGGCGGACGATTCCCCCAGTAAGCCCCGTGCTAAAACCACACGCACCGCTGAAGTGGACAACGACACACCCGGGCTCGATGACTCTGCGCTTTCAGAAAGCACTggcaagaagcgcaagcggcTAGAGTCCGGTGACGAGGGGGGTATGGAaatcgacgaagaagatttGCCGCCCCAGAAGCGCCGTGGCTCAGTCAAGAGTGACTTGAGCGACCCTCCGCCGGATGACCTCGTACTCACACCCGAGCCAATGGACGAACCTCCAAAGCTTGTCGAGGAAGACATCGCAACCGACGACATCCCGGAGTCAACCTTACCTGCGGTACCTGCTAAGGGTAAGAGAGCCAAGAAGGGTAAGCGGAAGGGTCGGAAAACCAGAGATGTCGACGATGAAGCCGATAACGGTGCGCTTGAGACCGGCGCAGAGGCCGATGacgttggcgatgatgatgccgcGGAACGTGGTGAAGATGCGGATGACGGtgaagctgctgccgccAAACTTGAGGAAGAGT CAGCCAAGAGGATATCTGCGATGGATTCTCTCGCCGTATTGGAACGGGAGTTTGCGACCCTACGAGACAA GATCTATGACGAGAGGATTTCAAAATTGAACCGAGAGCTAGAGATGCTCGACGCAAAGAATCCCACGCATCCTGAGTACCTGCGGCAGCTTGAATGCATCGGACGGTATCGCGATACGAAAATCAAATACGAACAGACACTCTTTCAGTACAGGATGAAAGCCTTGTTGAACAAGAGTCTAGCTGAACGTGCTCAAGCGCATAGCACCTACTTTCAACGGACACGAGATATTCGCGAAAAGCATTCAAGTGCGATCAGCAAGCAGTTTTACTCTATCCAGCACGATCGCTTCAAGACAGACGAGATTAGCCCGCAACATTACATTCCGTTCCCCACCCGCCGGTCACAGCAGATCGCCCACCAAACCGCTTACAACCAAGAGGTGTCTGTCATGGCAGGAGTTGCCAAATACGTCGGCTTTCCAGCTGCACCTGCGCTGTCCGCTGCACGGCCATCGGAGCTTGATGAGGATCTAGAAAAGATGGGT ATCTCCATCGAACCACGAGTTCCCGCATCACAGGCTCAGTCCACGCTCCCGCGGGGTGCCATGCCGGCCATGTCATCGAACGTCTACCGCacagctgcagaagaagctttCTTGGAGCAGACGCCATGGGCTAATCCGCAGCATCCCATacatcagcaccagcagctgccACAACGACCGCAGAGTCGGGTCTTTGAGAATCCTCGGGCTCCTGTGTTCACAACACCTGCCGCACAAAAACGAGTGGTTGACATACACGCACCCAACGGGTCTGCCTCCACAATCGCCGAAAACTCCTcagccaacaacaccccctacgaccaagaacaacacccTCAACATCCCGGACCCTTTGCAAACCCCGATTACGAGGCGGAGAGGAGATCTGGGTTCCGATCATTAAGTTCCTCTCCCCTCGATGTACGCAAACCACATCCCGCCTCGTATAATACAACACTCGGTCACCGCTCTCCCCAAGGGACCTCACAAAATGCCGCCTATTCACCACCTTCGGCCCGACTCGGTCTCTTTCAGTCGGCTACCGTGAAACGTGATTCCTCGCCGCCACTCTCATCTCGACCGGTCAACTCCATTCATCAGTCAACAGGACTCCTTGGCCCTGGGTCGAATCAGATGGCAGCGCGGTAA
- the nop12 gene encoding rRNA-processing protein NOP12 (BUSCO:EOG09264IQ7;~COG:A;~EggNog:ENOG410PJZ3;~InterPro:IPR000504,IPR012677,IPR034777,IPR035979;~PFAM:PF00076;~go_function: GO:0003676 - nucleic acid binding [Evidence IEA]), translated as MGKSDNSLPLLGAKASIDPTLAALFETSAGPVKAPSVTIAAPAPQSSKRTAENDEDEDGEDVLSELEDESLPEDEEMQEAPEASSDEGSDKAEVAAEAPSRKRKRTTAEDVEDSYMRRIAKEQKKEDEKRREEKAKRQKTVEGEQGENAEKSEEEDDEESSEEDEEKTAAPKHESQTGDAESKELDKSNRTVFLGNVSSEAIKSKSAKKTLLKHLGSFLSTLPESTGPHKVESIRFRSTAFASGGGVPKRASFAKQEVLDDTTPCTNAYAVYSTVQAARKAPAALNGTVILDRHLRVDSVAHPAPIDHKRCVFVGNLDFVDNEVKPDDEQKKKKRAPADVEEGLWRTFNAHTGRSNKDKPKNGNVESVRVVRDSLTRVGKGFAYVQFYDQNCVEEALVLNGKHYPPMLPRKLRVSRAKKVIKKRSDGGGQKKTLGEADKTLQGRAGRLFGRAGAAKVKADAQKSISQNSLVFEGHRATEGSHIRVKTKSRGSKGKPNNRSSKRAAAYKAAGGWKKGKTD; from the exons ATGGGAAAGTCAGACaattctcttcctctcttggGGGCAAAGGCCTCCATTGATCCTACTCTCGCTGCCCTGTTTGAGACAAGT GCTGGCCCAGTAAAAGCTCCTTCCGTCACAATCGCCGCTCCCGCTCCCCAATCAAGCAAGCGCACTGCTGAaaatgacgaggatgaagatggcgaagatgtGCTCTCCGAATTGGAAGACGAATCTCTGCccgaggacgaggagatgCAGGAAGCCCCGGAAGCATCGAGCGATGAGGGCAGCGACAAGGCCGAAGTAGCCGCCGAGGCGCCCAGCCGCAAACGCAAGAGGACCACTGCAGAAGATGTCGAAGATTCATACATGCGTCGCATCgcgaaggagcagaagaaggaggatgaaaagagacgggaagagaaggcgaagCGACAGAAGACGGTAGAGGGTGAGCAGGGAGAGAATGCCGAGAAAtctgaggaagaagatgatgaggagagttctgaagaggatgaggagaagacgGCCGCCCCGAAGCACGAGAGCCAGACAGGGGATGCCGAGTCGAAGGAATTGGACAAATCTAACCGAACTGTTTTCTTGGGCAATGTCTCTAGTGAGGCGATCAAGTCCAAGTCCGCTAAGAAGACCCTCCTGAAACACTTAGGATCGTTCCTCTCTACGCTTCCGGAGTCTACTGGACCTCACAAGGTGGAATCTATTCGCTTCCGCTCCACTGCATTTGCCAGTGGTGGCGGAGTCCCCAAGCGAGCCTCATTTGCCAAGCAAGAAGTACTGGATGATACGACGCCGTGCACCAACGCATATGCCGTCTACAGCACTGTGCAAGCCGCGCGCAAGGCTCCCGCTGCGCTCAACGGTACCGTGATTCTGGACCGGCATTTGCGTGTTGACAGTGTCGCGCATCCTGCCCCGATCGACCACAAACGCTGTGTTTTCGTTGGTAATCTGGACTTTGTCGACAATGAGGTCAAGCCCGACgatgagcagaagaagaaaaagcgagCCCCCGcagatgttgaagaaggtcTCTGGCGGACCTTCAACGCTCACACCGGTCGTTCGAATAAGGATAAGCCCAAGAATGGAAATGTTGAATCAGTCCGCGTGGTTCGCGACAGCCTCACTCGTGTCGGCAAAGGATTTGCCTACGTTCAATTCTATGATCAAAACTGTGTCGAGGAGGCTCTTGTACTCAATGGAAAGCATTACCCGCCTATGCTTCCCCGCAAGCTCCGCGTGTCCCGGGCCAAGAAGGTTATCAAGAAGCGTTCAGACGGCGGtggccagaagaagacgctTGGTGAGGCAGACAAGACCCTTCAGGGTCGCGCAGGCAGACTCTTTGGCCGGGCCGGTGCAGCCAAGGTGAAGGCGGATGCGCAGAAGTCCATCTCGCAGAACTCCTTGGTGTTCGAAGGCCATCGGGCCACCGAAGGTTCGCACATTCGGGTCAAGACGAAGAGCCGTGGCTCCAAGGGCAAGCCGAACAACCGGAGCAGCAAGCGTGCTGCGGCCTACAAAGCCGCTGGTGgttggaagaaggggaagaccGATTAA
- a CDS encoding uncharacterized protein (COG:S;~EggNog:ENOG410PQNW) has product MMLPLVNRLAIRRRPNRPPNNNDTSTPPDEDNKDSSPEGDTYYPSCFDVLKVRYLLQHIWQWTRNSQELLPAEIVDMIMDAAEYWASSESVLEGETVIRKDQDQIVLTTVPLCYDVQTLNTPSPKPLPHRTTHPCRQIIFTIESHDQGWGGGPGSRGQYGGSYSWFDTEVIHSAHQKKAANNQPPPQGPFHFGPDHPNLLPTAHKLQSNKTAVPGSQKHTIVWHYQDDIAPDSSEAEEIERTQGRGRATLDGSQVRSLEIGDAIAVWGRARFGGWSNHVQRVSVRVFWAV; this is encoded by the exons ATGATGTTGCCTCTAGTCAATCGGCTTGCTATAAGGCGACGACCAAACCGcccccccaacaacaacgatACAAGCACCCCACCAGACGAGGATAACAAGGACTCTTCCCCGGAAGGTGACACATACTATCCCAGTTGTTTCGATGTTTTGAAGGTTCGGTATCTGCTACAGCATATTTGGCAATGGACGAGGAACTCGCAAGAGTTGCTGCCAGCTGAAATTGTAGATATGATTATGGACGCAGCCGAGTattgggcttcttctgagTCCGTCCTGGAAGGAGAGACTGTTATCAGGAAAGATCAGGACCAGATTGTTCTAACGACGGTACCTCTGTGCTATGATGTGCAG ACCTTGAATACTCCGTCTCCAAAGCCTTTGCCCCATCGGACCACTCATCCATGCCGCCAGATCATCTTTACTATTGAATCTCACGATCAGGGATGGGGTGGCGGCCCAGGGTCTCGCGGCCAATACGGGGGCTCTTATTCGTGGTTTGATACCGAAGTCATTCACTCAGCACATCAGAAGAAAGCTGCAAATAATCAGCCTCCACCGCAGGGTCCATTCCATTTTGGGCCCGATCATCCTAACCTGCTGCCAACGGCTCATAAGCTACAGTCGAATAAGACGGCCGTGCCAGGTTCGCAAAAGCATACTATTGTTTGGCACTACCAGGATGATATCGCTCCGGACTCGAGTGAAGCGGAGGAAATTGAACGAACTCAGGGACGAGGACGAGCCACACTGGATGGAAGCCAAGTCCGCAGTCTGGAGATTGGAGATGCGATTGCTGTCTGGGGTCGGGCACGGTTTGGAGGGTGGTCGAACCATGTGCAGCGAGTGTCAGTGCGGGTGTTTTGGGCGGTCTAA
- the AGNR1 gene encoding uncharacterized protein (COG:S;~EggNog:ENOG410PNWR;~InterPro:IPR036188,IPR023753;~PFAM:PF07992;~go_function: GO:0016491 - oxidoreductase activity [Evidence IEA];~go_process: GO:0055114 - oxidation-reduction process [Evidence IEA]), with translation MAQPQKCAAVVVGAGPAGLAVVGNLLEKQLGGKIAWVDPLFQGGRINQRYREVPSNTKVCYFQAYATAVQPFRTVIENTRIPNPFTTMAKLDQNKTCHLHHAIDVVRALTDGITKMERVLPCRGVVTAANLAEKTATWTVRIRLQDSQDEVEVLTPRLVVCTGSSPTEVSISIPGHHIERLDLDLVLKPSDLVSHLPRDKPLTVAVVGASHSAILALLNLVDLARTSHPELRIKWFTRHSLRYAEFMDGWILRDNTGLKGSAADFARQQLEDDKLPHSEAGRFITKVYCGDNQEQAQYERHLPSCSYLVQAVGFTRDPLPELSINGSSLEPEFDPVSGGFRDSNGRVVRGLYGAGIAFPERVVDPYGNVEHAVGFFKFMNFVKRVCPQWVS, from the exons ATGGCTCAACCCCAGAAATGTGCTGCTGTCGTTGTGGGAGCCGGTCCAGCCGGTCTGGCGGTTGTGGGAAATCTCCTGGAGAAGCAACTTGGAGGGAAGATTGCCTGGGTTGACCCGTTATTCCAAGGTGGCCGGATAAACCAGAGATACCGCGAGGTTCCTAG CAATACCAAGGTGTGCTATTTTCAGGCGTACGCTACGGCCGTTCAACCTTTCCGCACTGTAATCGAAAACACTCGTATCCCCAACCCATTTACGACGATGGCCAAACTCGACCAAAATAAAACCTGTCATTTGCATCATGCTATTGATGTGGTTCGTGCTCTTACCGATGGCATCACAAAGATGGAACGGGTTCTGCCGTGTCGAGGAGTTGTCACAGCTGCCAACCTGGCCGAGAAA ACTGCTACCTGGACCGTTCGCATCCGGTTGCAGGACTCGCAGGATGAAGTCGAGGTGCTGACGCCTCGACTCGTCGTGTGCACAGGGTCATCCCCAACCGAGGTCTCTATCTCTATTCCCGGGCACCACATCGAAAGGCTGGACCTGGATCTCGTACTGAAGCCCAGCGACCTGGTGTCGCATCTTCCCCGAGATAAGCCCTTGACCGTCGCCGTAGTAGGAGCCTCGCATAGCGCCATCcttgccctcctcaacctggTAGACTTGGCCCGCACATCCCATCCCGAGCTCCGTATCAAGTGGTTCACGCGGCATTCCCTGCGGTATGCCGAATTCATGGACGGCTGGATTCTCCGGGACAACACCGGACTCAAAGGGTCTGCCGCCGACTTCGCCCGTCAGCAACTGGAGGATGACAAGCTGCCACATTCCGAGGCTGGCCGGTTCATCACCAAGGTCTACTGCGGCGACAACCAGGAACAAGCACAGTATGAGCGGCATCTGCCCTCGTGCTCGTACCTGGTACAGGCCGTCGGCTTCACACGGGACCCGCTGCCAGAGCTGTCAATCAACGGCTCCTCATTGGAGCCCGAGTTCGACCCGGTTTCGGGAGGCTTCCGCGACTCCAACGGCCGCGTTGTCCGGGGTCTGTATGGGGCGGGCATCGCTTTCCCGGAGCGGGTGGTCGATCCGTATGGCAACGTCGAGCATGCGGTCGGCTTCTTCAAGTTTATGAACTTTGTGAAGCGGGTGTGTCCCCAGTGGGTGTCGTAG
- a CDS encoding DUF1993 domain-containing protein (COG:S;~EggNog:ENOG410PSWU;~InterPro:IPR018531,IPR034660;~PFAM:PF09351), which yields MSPPKPTSTLYATTLPILTSILKTLLHLLRTAERTHSNPSSLLLNSRLHPTMYPLTDQIRLVTSNSVRLYARLTNHPEADTLPTTFLPEGNPQSFAECYERIDKVLELLKDADNDATTKEVVNSHAETVKPAPAGPGVEIDVTNATYAHTMVLPNIYFHLNIAYAIVRMEGVEIGKRDLYAGFGELWG from the coding sequence ATGTCCCCCCCAAAACCAACCTCAACCCTCTACGCGaccaccctccccatcctcaccagcatcctcaaaaccctcctccacctcctccgcaccGCCGAACGCACCCACTCCAAcccatcctccctcctcctcaactccCGCCTCCATCCAACCATGTACCCCCTCACCGACCAAATCCGCCTCGTGACATCCAACTCCGTCCGTCTCTACGCCCGCCTCACCAACCACCCCGAGGCAGACACTCTCCCCACAACCTTCCTACCAGAGGGTAACCCGCAATCCTTCGCGGAGTGCTACGAGCGCATCGACAAAGTGCTGGAGCTTCTGAAAGATGCGGATAATGACGCTACTACGAAGGAGGTGGTGAATTCCCATGCCGAGACGGTCAAGCCTGCGCCCGCGGGACCCGGAGTCGAGATCGATGTGACGAATGCGACGTATGCGCATACCATGGTCCTGccgaatatttattttcatttgaaTATTGCTTATGCGATTGTGCGCATGGAGGGCGTGGAGATTGGGAAGAGGGATTTGTATGCTGGGTTTGGGGAATTGTGGGGTTGA